The window ACAAATTACTAAACTTCTGAGCATGTATGTTTTTACCCATGGGAACTTTTAGACAAGATTATCCTGATCCTGAcaaattcctttcttcttataaATAAACACCCCATTTTGTCTTCTTCAAAGAAAATACCCAACTCCCATATGTGGGTTGCGCTgtcatttttcttccttttcgtcGACAAATCAGCGGCTAAATACTAGCAAAAAACATTCCAATTTTTGGTACTTGGTACTTTTTTTTGCGTTActtattgaaattttttgtacaaaataattaatttatttacaaaaaaatcTTGGGGTTAAAAGAGATTAGAAGCCACTGATTTGTCTTGCTTTTTTATCGTTACTTATTTAGTCACTaatttgtccaaaaaaaaaagtgacaaTGTAACATAGATACAGGAATTGGAATTTTTACAAATCATATTTTTTGCAACTAATAAATAGAAATAAATCACTACAAAAAAAGGAACATATAATTCTTTggcgcatatatatatatatatatatatatatatatatatatatatatatatatatatatatatatatattacaaaaTCATACATCAAAAACCTACAAATTTCTGAGGAATTTTTTGATTAAACTCTTCGCCTCAACAATAGAAAAATCTTaataaaaaattctttttttaaataaacatataatattttttttcaataatgtttcagaataaattattttttctctTAGAATATTATGAAAATTATGTTCTAACTTTATAACGGGTTTATGTAGTTAGTTACATAATGCCTTTTTTTCTTCTGGATATTAATAACGTTTTAAACACcctaaaaaaaatggagaataTACACTCTTCCTAGGGTAATTTGGTGGCAAACGAGATATAATATTTGCATCTTTTCgttaggggtaaaatttatATCTCTACCATTCAAGGGGTGCAGTGTGATTGCTTGAAAAGTTCAGGAGGCAAACTTTAATTAACCCATGCCGTGGTGGAAGGTTTGTTCAATTTGGGAAATAAATCTCGTGGGGCGGTACATTACAAGAAGTCGCCATTAAATCTTAAGATTCTTAAATTAAGTTAGTTACCTAATTTATTGTTTACaatgatatttatatttatCTAATGTCCCTTTGCATATTTTTCTGATTAAATCatgagtttttttaaaaaaaaaaaatttaacacatGAAAATCTCCTTAAACCGTATCAACAAGTCTAAACGTTCGCAGACTAAATGGAACTTTTTAAAAAATCGAGGAACTGGACCTTTTCgtctaattttgttttttttttttaaatatattcgACAATTATGGTAACTTAAATTAGACCAGCaccaatctacccttttttttcttaattggcAATGGCAGTTATAAACTTTCCCTAAGGCCTAAACAATTGTATCTCCTCTTCCGCTCTGTTGCACCCTCAAACCAAGCAACTAAATGGGGTAGGAATAGGATACAGCCCTCATCCTAtctcctcccccccccccccacccggCCCAAACAACGGCCTAGCCCCCCAGCTTCCCCAGGCTCTATCTCTCTCATGCACGATGAGAGAGAACGGAGAATGAGAACCACCACCTCATCCACCTTCCTCCACCCTAATATCATAAAAAACAGCAAGAATGCGAAAAGGGAAACAAAAGTTTCTTAAAACGGTCCGGTGCTTACAATTAATCACCACCCTCTTCATCTACCATGTTTTTGCTGATGATGCCGCCATCATGGCAGAACTGGCCAAAGGTTTCTCCAATGCCCCGCCGGGGTGGAGTGGCAACACCCCATGTAAATGGACAGGCGTCCAGTGTGACTCATCAGGCAGAGTCATCTCCATTATTCTCATCTCCAAATCTCTCTCAGGCAAATTACCATCAGGTTTGAATAAACTCTCCAGCCTACAATCCCTCAATTTTCAAAGGAACCAGCTTTTGGGGCCGCTCCCTTCCTTGTCAAACCTCACGTCCCTCAGAGAAGTCTACCTTGACGGCAATAATTTTACTTCTGTTCCTCCTGATTTCCTCATGGGCCTGACAAGTTTGCAGACATTCAGCATTGGCGAGAACCTGAATCTCCCTCCCTGGACAATCCCGAATACCCTGGCCGATTCGACCGCCCTCGTAAGCTTCATTGCTAACAAGGCTAACATCGCTGGGGAAATTCCAGACATTTTTGGGTCGTTCCCAAGTTTACAAAGTCTGCGGCTTTCTTACAACAACATCACAGGGGGTCTGCCACCTTCTTTTGCTGAGTCAGGGATTCAGAACTTGTGGCTGAACAATCAGATTGCCGGTTTGTCGGGCGGAATTGACGTTCTCGGAGCAATGTCGCAAGTAACTCAGGTTTGGCTACATGTTAATAAATTTTCAGGGCCAATTCCCGATCTTTCTGGATGCAAATCCCTTTTTGACCTTCAGCTTCGTGATAATCAGCTAACCGGTGTGATTCCTCCTTCTCTGTCATCGCTTCCTGAGCTGCAAAATGTAACTTTGGAGAATAATTTATTCCAGGGTCCAGTACCCAAGTTTCCTGCAGGTGTTCAGGTCAGTGATGGATCTAGTGACGGTAAAAATAATTTCTGCAATACCAGTCCAGGCCCTTGTGCTCTGCAGGTGACAATATTGCTTCAGGTTGCTGGTGCCTTGAATTATCCATCAGCATTAGCCGAGTCTTGGAAAGGGAATAATCCTTGTCAGAATTGGCGCTTTATTGTCTGTGATTCAGGAAGTGTAAGTGTGATTAATTTTGGAAACCAGAATTTTCCTGGCCTCATATCACCTGCAATTGCAAACCTTACTTCATTAAGGACCCTGGACATGCATGCCAATAAACTTACTGGTTCTATACCAGCTACCCTGACCAGTTTGACAAAGTTGAAGGTTCTTGATGTTTCCAACAATAATCTCTCTGGAAAAATACCAGAATTTGCCCCAGGTGTGTCGGTGAAAACTTCTGGTAATCCCTTTATTGGAATAGAGTTGCCCCCTAGCTTCCCTCCAGGAAATGCATCATCTGGTCCAATTGACAAAGCGAAGGCTTCTGTCTCACCGTGGattattgttgttattattgttgttgCTGTTGTCATGGTTGTTGTTTTGGGTTTCATAGTTTATAGACGTTATTATGTAAAGAAGCTAAGTCGTGAATACAAGTCAGCTAAGGGCAGTAAAAATGGGAAAACCTCGCTTGAGGGTGATTCTGATGCAATATCAAGCGATTTACCCAGCCAAATGGATACTGAAAACTATGATTTCCATTTTAGTGATGGTATCAGTGTCGCCATACCAATAGAAGTACTCCGAGAAGCAACAAACCATTTCAGCGAAGAAAACATATTGGGTGAAGGTGGATTTGGCATTGTTTATAAAGGACAACTTCATGATGGGACACAGATAGCCGTGAAGAGGATGGAATCTTCTTTTATGAACAAGAAGGGTCTAGGTGAGTTTAGAGCTGAAATTGAGGTCCTGTCAAAGGTTAGGCATAAGAACCTGGTTGCTCTTCATGGTTTTTGTGTCAACGGAAATGAGAGACTTCTGGTTTACGAGTATATGCCTCAAGGGACACTGGGGCAGCATTTAATTAGTTGGCAAGAAAGGGGCACCCTTCCACTCACTTGGAAACAAAGACTCTCCATAGCATTAGACGTTGCCAGAGGCGTTGAATATCTGCATGGATTGGCAAACCAGAGTTTCATCCACAGGGATCTCAAACCCTCTAACATCCTTCTCGGAGATGATATGAGGGCTAAGGTTTCAGATTTTGGTTTGGTTAAGATTGCTCCTGATGGGAAGCACTCAGTTGAGACGCGACTAGCTGGAACTTTTGGGTATTTGGCACCAGAATATGCTGGTAAGTGGATTCATGCTCATATACAAGTTAGGTCATCTCAGTTTATCTCGTTCACAGCATTCATATTATCCCTCTCTGGATGCGTCAGTTATTTGTCCTACTAACTGACTAAttgtgggtcttgtaccttatCTTGTCAACTCCCATATCACACAACATCTTTGATCTTACTGTCTTATTACCAAGTCAAACATACATTAGACGTTGAGGCCCCAAAGATGAGTTATGTCAACTCAATTGTTTGTATAAATGCATTTTACAGGTTTAACAAGTTAATTGGCGCATGCAGGCTTAATTACCGAGTTTTTCATTAGATTAATAGTTCACAACCATGATTTGGCTGTTTCGTATTATAGTGGAAGCAAAATATTTCGGTTATTTTCTTAGGTAAAGCCATTTTCATAAGGACGTATAATGCTTCAATGGAGAGTTAGGCACTAAAATACAGTCTCCTCCCTTTCTTACAGCTACTAAAAGAGCACTTTCTGTTCTTTAACAGCCACTGGCAGAGTGACCACGAAAGTTGATGTCTATGCATTTGGAGTAATCTTGATGGAGTTAATCACCGGACAGAAGGCCTTGGATGATGCACAACCAGAAGAGAAAGCTCACTTGGTCACTTGGTTCCGAAGGGTGATTTTTAACAAGGACGAGATCAGAAGCTCGTTAGATCCTTCCTTAAGACCAGATGAAGAAACTTTCAAAAGCATTTGGAAAGTGGCAGAATTAGCAGCCCACTGCACAGCTCGCGACCAACATCAGAGACCTATCATGGGGCATGCAGTTAATGTCTTGTCTCCCCTCGTAGAGCAGTGGATGCCTGGTTccgatgatgaagaagaagacaGTTTTGGCATTGATCTCAATATGAGCCTGCCGCAAGCCTTGCAGAGGTGGAAAGCTAACGAAGAGATGTCCACAAACAGCGACTTATTGACAGATACCAGCCCGGAGTTTACTAGCACGCCTCAGCTGCCTTCACGATACACAAGCTCATTTAGCTAAATGATGGCCGGAGATACGTACCAATGATAAGATAGATATGTACATGCAGCTGCAGTTCAATCTCCTGCGAAGACGTGAAACCAGCAAATCATatcattttgttttgtttaaccCACCCTCGCAGACCTCTCGTCAGCAACTCAACCTCGTATTTATCATTGATTTAACCTAGTAGAGATTAcctttacttttttttgtttttctaaagCAGTCCTTTTTAATTACCCTGAGAATTTGTTCTTAAAAATTTTAGATGAGGTAAATTATTTATTTGCTAACATGGATCCTTAGATGTTAATACAGCAGCAACATTTTGATCATTCTGTCGTGCCCGGGCACTGCTCCTAGAGGTAGAGTCGTGGGATTGCCAATTTTTTACTGCTTATGCACAATGGCAGTCAATTTTACCAATATTATTTGCGGAGTAATTCTAGAAAATGCTCGACTCTTTGATGAATTTACTAGCTTCTTTATTCGAGCAATCACAATTGGACCAAGCAGTTTCAGAGAAGCAGCAAAATCATATCTATCTATCTCTGGCTAAATTGATAACAAATGTCTTCCCGCCCCTGTTCCTTCCCTTCAAAAGATAGAAGAACGAACTCAAATGACAGAAACCCACCAATTTGCCTAAAGCATAGCGTTGCAATAAATTGCATTACTCAACTAATCAAGAAAGATAGCACCCCTAACCTCATTTGGGAACAGGGCCATCATTTCCCACTCTCCTCTCGCAACAATTGCTGACTTGAACGAAGAACTAGTCTGATATAGTGATATTATGATACCGCATGCACATGCATATCAATTCATCTCAACTTCCTTTGGATGATTTCCGGGAATTAGAAATGGGGGCCTCAGCAAACAAAACAACCTCTCAGACTCCACAGAGCCAAAGAACGAACTTGGTTCTCTAATTTTTCTCATGGAAAACAATGATCTAGTGACATTGTGGCGGAATTGTGGGGTATAATTCATGGCCTGAAGCTAGCATGGAAGAAAGGCCACAGGAAAGTGGTACTGGAGACGGATTCACTAACAAGTATATCATGATTGAAGATGAGTGCAATAACAGCCCCCAGTGCAGATTAGAGAATGGTTATGTGCAGATGTAACTGGGGTCGCAACCCCAAGGCTCTTTACATATCTAATGGGCTTTGAGCCCTCCAATGCACCAAAAAGGGATACAATGGCGGCCTACTCCCGGTTCAGAAAATGCAATACATTCGTCAGAGCACTGTAAGTTTTCTCGTTCATAGAAGTATCTCTCTTCCTCATCTCTTGGAGAAGCTCAAAAGCATCGTTTCCCCTTCCGTCCCTGCACAACTCCTCCAGAAGAGTCTTGTAAGTCAGAAAATCAGGTGACATAGAATTATCCAACATATCAAACACAATCTCAATGGCATCCTCAAACCTCCGTTCCAA is drawn from Coffea arabica cultivar ET-39 chromosome 1c, Coffea Arabica ET-39 HiFi, whole genome shotgun sequence and contains these coding sequences:
- the LOC113732520 gene encoding receptor-like kinase TMK4, with amino-acid sequence MRKGKQKFLKTVRCLQLITTLFIYHVFADDAAIMAELAKGFSNAPPGWSGNTPCKWTGVQCDSSGRVISIILISKSLSGKLPSGLNKLSSLQSLNFQRNQLLGPLPSLSNLTSLREVYLDGNNFTSVPPDFLMGLTSLQTFSIGENLNLPPWTIPNTLADSTALVSFIANKANIAGEIPDIFGSFPSLQSLRLSYNNITGGLPPSFAESGIQNLWLNNQIAGLSGGIDVLGAMSQVTQVWLHVNKFSGPIPDLSGCKSLFDLQLRDNQLTGVIPPSLSSLPELQNVTLENNLFQGPVPKFPAGVQVSDGSSDGKNNFCNTSPGPCALQVTILLQVAGALNYPSALAESWKGNNPCQNWRFIVCDSGSVSVINFGNQNFPGLISPAIANLTSLRTLDMHANKLTGSIPATLTSLTKLKVLDVSNNNLSGKIPEFAPGVSVKTSGNPFIGIELPPSFPPGNASSGPIDKAKASVSPWIIVVIIVVAVVMVVVLGFIVYRRYYVKKLSREYKSAKGSKNGKTSLEGDSDAISSDLPSQMDTENYDFHFSDGISVAIPIEVLREATNHFSEENILGEGGFGIVYKGQLHDGTQIAVKRMESSFMNKKGLGEFRAEIEVLSKVRHKNLVALHGFCVNGNERLLVYEYMPQGTLGQHLISWQERGTLPLTWKQRLSIALDVARGVEYLHGLANQSFIHRDLKPSNILLGDDMRAKVSDFGLVKIAPDGKHSVETRLAGTFGYLAPEYAATGRVTTKVDVYAFGVILMELITGQKALDDAQPEEKAHLVTWFRRVIFNKDEIRSSLDPSLRPDEETFKSIWKVAELAAHCTARDQHQRPIMGHAVNVLSPLVEQWMPGSDDEEEDSFGIDLNMSLPQALQRWKANEEMSTNSDLLTDTSPEFTSTPQLPSRYTSSFS